In a genomic window of Jeotgalibacillus aurantiacus:
- a CDS encoding transglycosylase domain-containing protein, which yields MAEQNKTFRERLKTFTATAVKWGVPRKLHTSYQVVWNLLLLLIIFGVIGAAFAGGVGAGYFASLVKDEKVLSYESLEQNIYDYTETSDLYFANNVYLGKIRTDLERDEVTLDEVSPKLINAVIATEDEYFMEHDGVVPKAIMRALYQEVTNAANQTGGSTLTQQLIKNQVLTNEVSFDRKAKEILLALRVERFFEKEEILEAYLNVADMGRNSSGRNIAGVQTAAAGIFGTTAAELTLPQAAFIAGLPQAPFGYTPFTNAGELKSPEALAPGFERKNEVLSRMLREGFITQQEHDEAVAYDLTQDFIPPSSGALERYPYVTEELERRAQDILKYVLAEKDGYSKDQVDASDTLSEEYAQLAARDMRQSGYQIHSTIDKEIYDAMEEVKNNYDRFGTTFSSMVYDPELDAEVEVFEPEEVGTVLMENTTGKIISFTGGRDHEIQSMNHATQSFRSSGSTIKPLAVYAPAVQYGLIGAGSPLADVGFTYNGWTPYNYVSNREYGLVPARTALAASHNLSAARLYGKMLQRGYTPGEFLEVIDPKGIQDEEYGYPAFSLGGMTKGITVEENVSAYAAIANMGQYNEPYMIEKILDKEGNVVFEHTPESKEMFTPATSYVTIDMMRDTLTGIGSGRSAPGVLNFSADWAGKSGTSQDTRDNWFIASNPEITFGLWLGYDQPRTLQNASSVRAIRLWALMMNRVNEVRSELTSPGRNFQQPEGVVSRSFCSFTGLPADQACSAAGLVTSDLFTTAYQPSGEDAGLETTKYVMRNGERFVALESTPDEFASTGAVLSPDYAQDMLFPYGGDASKLFPEDNSFFDNLLVADSRLEDDGSNPGGVTASVNGTTVSWTPSGSGDVVGYRIYSGTSVVAVRQFDDDRAASLPNGTYEIVAVDVAGKESGRSNEVRVGAEPEPEPEEQPSQPTQPATPPSGGSGNGNGGGGSTPPDESDPPEETPPPEETPPPEEEPPAEEPPPEEEPPPEEDPAA from the coding sequence TTGGCAGAACAAAATAAAACCTTTCGGGAAAGGCTCAAAACATTTACTGCAACTGCGGTGAAATGGGGCGTTCCACGGAAACTGCATACGTCATACCAGGTTGTCTGGAATCTTTTATTATTACTGATTATCTTTGGCGTAATTGGCGCTGCATTCGCCGGCGGTGTCGGTGCAGGTTATTTTGCCTCTCTCGTAAAAGATGAGAAGGTTTTGTCGTATGAGTCACTGGAGCAGAATATTTATGACTACACTGAAACATCTGATTTATATTTTGCAAACAATGTTTATCTCGGTAAGATTCGGACGGATCTTGAACGGGATGAGGTTACACTTGATGAAGTATCCCCTAAGCTGATTAATGCTGTTATTGCTACAGAGGATGAGTACTTCATGGAACATGACGGGGTCGTTCCAAAAGCGATCATGCGTGCCCTTTATCAGGAAGTAACGAATGCTGCCAACCAGACCGGGGGCAGTACCCTTACACAGCAGCTGATTAAAAATCAGGTGTTAACAAACGAAGTATCTTTCGACCGGAAAGCCAAAGAGATTCTTCTCGCACTTCGGGTCGAGCGATTCTTTGAAAAAGAAGAAATTCTTGAAGCCTACTTAAATGTAGCTGACATGGGAAGAAATTCATCCGGCAGGAATATCGCCGGTGTTCAGACTGCTGCTGCCGGAATTTTCGGTACAACGGCTGCAGAGCTTACGCTTCCACAGGCTGCCTTTATTGCCGGACTTCCACAGGCACCATTTGGATACACACCCTTTACAAATGCAGGGGAATTAAAATCTCCGGAAGCTCTCGCACCAGGGTTTGAGCGTAAAAATGAAGTCCTTTCAAGAATGCTTCGTGAAGGATTTATTACCCAGCAGGAGCATGATGAAGCAGTAGCATACGATTTGACACAGGATTTTATTCCGCCATCATCAGGAGCTCTTGAACGTTATCCTTATGTAACGGAAGAACTGGAGCGTCGTGCTCAGGATATCCTTAAGTATGTGCTTGCTGAAAAAGACGGATACTCCAAAGATCAGGTTGACGCGAGCGACACCCTTTCTGAAGAGTATGCACAGCTTGCTGCCCGTGATATGAGACAAAGCGGGTATCAGATCCACTCCACCATTGATAAAGAGATTTACGATGCAATGGAGGAAGTGAAAAATAATTACGACCGATTTGGCACTACTTTTTCAAGCATGGTCTACGATCCGGAACTCGATGCAGAGGTTGAAGTTTTTGAGCCGGAAGAAGTCGGAACCGTACTGATGGAAAACACCACGGGTAAAATTATCAGCTTCACAGGCGGACGCGATCATGAGATTCAGTCAATGAACCATGCCACACAATCATTCCGTTCAAGTGGTTCCACCATTAAACCGCTTGCTGTGTATGCACCGGCTGTTCAATATGGTCTGATTGGTGCTGGATCACCTTTAGCGGATGTTGGGTTTACCTATAACGGCTGGACACCTTATAACTATGTTTCAAATAGAGAATATGGTCTTGTCCCTGCAAGAACCGCTCTTGCAGCTTCACATAACCTTTCAGCCGCAAGACTATACGGGAAAATGCTTCAAAGAGGATACACTCCGGGTGAGTTCCTTGAAGTTATTGATCCTAAAGGAATTCAGGATGAAGAATATGGTTATCCTGCATTCTCACTTGGAGGTATGACGAAGGGTATTACAGTGGAGGAAAATGTGTCTGCTTATGCAGCCATTGCAAATATGGGGCAGTATAATGAACCCTATATGATCGAGAAAATCCTCGATAAAGAGGGAAATGTTGTTTTCGAACATACGCCTGAATCAAAAGAAATGTTCACACCTGCCACTTCTTACGTCACGATTGATATGATGAGAGATACCTTAACCGGGATCGGGTCAGGGCGATCTGCTCCTGGCGTGTTGAATTTTTCTGCAGACTGGGCAGGAAAATCAGGAACATCTCAGGATACACGCGATAACTGGTTCATCGCATCAAACCCTGAAATCACTTTCGGCTTATGGCTTGGTTATGATCAGCCTCGTACACTTCAAAACGCAAGTTCCGTCAGAGCGATCCGTTTATGGGCGCTGATGATGAACCGTGTAAATGAAGTGAGAAGCGAATTGACAAGCCCCGGCCGTAATTTCCAGCAGCCTGAAGGTGTTGTAAGCCGCTCATTCTGTTCGTTTACAGGGTTACCTGCAGATCAGGCATGTTCGGCAGCAGGTCTGGTCACATCAGATCTCTTCACAACAGCTTATCAGCCATCAGGTGAAGACGCAGGCCTTGAAACAACGAAATACGTAATGCGAAATGGTGAGCGCTTCGTAGCGTTGGAGAGCACACCTGATGAGTTCGCATCAACAGGTGCCGTACTAAGTCCGGACTATGCTCAGGATATGCTGTTCCCTTACGGTGGAGATGCCTCGAAGCTGTTCCCTGAAGACAACAGTTTCTTTGATAATCTGCTGGTCGCAGACAGTCGTCTTGAAGACGATGGAAGTAACCCTGGCGGCGTGACAGCAAGCGTGAATGGTACAACGGTAAGCTGGACGCCATCCGGAAGCGGCGATGTCGTTGGATACCGTATTTATTCCGGAACCAGTGTTGTAGCTGTCAGACAGTTTGATGATGACAGAGCAGCATCATTACCTAACGGAACTTACGAGATTGTAGCCGTTGATGTAGCGGGTAAAGAATCCGGAAGATCAAACGAGGTAAGAGTAGGAGCAGAACCTGAGCCGGAGCCTGAAGAACAGCCTTCTCAGCCTACTCAGCCGGCTACTCCTCCTTCTGGCGGAAGTGGAAATGGAAACGGTGGCGGTGGCTCAACACCACCAGACGAATCAGATCCTCCGGAAGAAACACCTCCTCCAGAAGAAACACCTCCACCGGAGGAAGAACCGCCAGCCGAGGAACCGCCTCCTGAGGAAGAACCACCTCCTGAGGAAGATCCGGCAGCGTAA
- the acsA gene encoding acetate--CoA ligase — translation MKLEALPSVKGNYNLQDYEAAAQSFDWKEAEKHFSWHQSGKVNMAYEAIDRHAEGERKNKVALYYRDANRNEKYTFREMKELTNKAANVLKSQADIEKGDRVFIFMPRSPELYFALLGALKIGAIVGPLFEAFMEGAVRDRLEDSEAKAIITTPELLERIPVDALPHLKHVLVVGDDVKEEGKYIDFNKHFNAADRQFQIEWLQLDDGLILHYTSGSTGKPKGVLHVQRAMLQHYQTAKWVLDLREDDIYWCTADPGWVTGTSYGIFGPWLTGTTSVIVGGRFSPEAWYQTLEDFEVTVWYSAPTAFRMLMGAGDELVKKYNLSALRHVLSVGEPLNPEVIRWGMKVFQHRIHDTWWMTETGAQMICNYPAIDIRPGSMGKPIPGVEAAIVDDQGNELPPNRMGNLALKKGWPSMMHTIWNNQEKYESYFMPSGWYVSGDSAYMDEDGYFWFQGRIDDVIMTSGERVGPFEVESKLVEHPAIAEAGVIGKPDPVRGEIIKAFIALREGYEATDELKEEIRQHVKKGLSAHAAPREIEFKDKLPKTRSGKIMRRVLKAWELDLPTGDLSTMED, via the coding sequence ATGAAATTGGAAGCGTTACCATCGGTTAAAGGGAACTATAATTTGCAGGATTATGAAGCAGCAGCCCAGTCGTTTGACTGGAAAGAAGCGGAGAAGCATTTTTCTTGGCATCAGTCAGGAAAAGTGAATATGGCCTATGAAGCCATTGACCGCCATGCTGAAGGGGAACGGAAAAACAAAGTTGCACTTTATTACCGAGATGCGAATCGTAATGAAAAATATACGTTCAGAGAAATGAAAGAGCTGACCAATAAGGCGGCTAACGTGCTGAAAAGTCAGGCTGATATTGAAAAAGGGGACCGAGTTTTTATTTTTATGCCGAGATCACCTGAGTTGTATTTTGCCCTGCTGGGGGCGTTAAAAATCGGAGCGATTGTCGGTCCGCTTTTTGAAGCATTTATGGAAGGTGCGGTAAGAGACCGTCTGGAAGACAGTGAGGCGAAAGCGATCATAACAACGCCTGAGCTGCTTGAGCGGATACCGGTTGATGCATTGCCGCATCTGAAGCATGTACTGGTCGTCGGAGATGATGTAAAAGAAGAAGGTAAATACATAGACTTTAATAAACATTTCAATGCAGCTGACCGTCAATTCCAGATAGAGTGGCTTCAGCTGGATGACGGACTGATTTTACATTATACTTCCGGTTCAACAGGTAAACCAAAAGGGGTTCTGCATGTTCAGCGTGCGATGCTGCAGCACTATCAGACAGCTAAATGGGTGCTGGACCTTCGTGAAGATGACATTTACTGGTGTACTGCAGACCCGGGCTGGGTGACAGGAACATCCTATGGGATTTTCGGACCGTGGCTGACTGGAACCACTTCAGTTATCGTTGGTGGAAGGTTCAGTCCGGAAGCCTGGTATCAGACGCTTGAAGACTTTGAAGTTACAGTATGGTACAGTGCACCGACTGCTTTCCGTATGCTGATGGGAGCGGGAGATGAGCTTGTTAAAAAGTATAATCTGTCTGCACTCCGTCACGTCCTGAGCGTTGGAGAACCGCTGAACCCAGAGGTAATCCGTTGGGGAATGAAAGTGTTCCAGCACCGTATTCATGATACGTGGTGGATGACAGAGACAGGTGCACAAATGATCTGTAACTATCCCGCGATTGACATTCGCCCGGGTTCGATGGGTAAACCGATTCCAGGTGTAGAGGCTGCCATTGTCGACGACCAGGGAAATGAACTGCCTCCAAACCGGATGGGGAACCTTGCTCTTAAAAAAGGCTGGCCGTCCATGATGCATACGATCTGGAATAACCAGGAGAAATACGAATCTTATTTTATGCCGAGCGGATGGTATGTATCAGGAGACTCAGCCTATATGGATGAAGACGGCTACTTCTGGTTCCAGGGCCGAATTGATGATGTGATCATGACATCAGGCGAGCGGGTAGGACCGTTCGAGGTGGAAAGTAAGCTGGTTGAGCATCCAGCTATCGCTGAAGCAGGGGTGATCGGAAAACCGGATCCTGTTCGCGGCGAAATCATTAAAGCGTTTATTGCTTTACGTGAAGGATATGAGGCAACAGATGAACTCAAAGAAGAGATCCGCCAGCACGTGAAAAAAGGATTGTCTGCCCATGCAGCACCGAGAGAAATTGAATTTAAAGACAAGCTGCCTAAAACCCGGAGCGGTAAAATTATGCGACGCGTATTAAAAGCATGGGAGCTGGACCTTCCAACAGGAGATCTGTCCACAATGGAGGATTAA
- the tyrS gene encoding tyrosine--tRNA ligase, giving the protein MNLLEDLQWRGIIYQQTDEAGMKELLEKESVSLYCGADPTADSLHIGHLLPFLTLKRFQNHGHRPVVLVGGATGQIGDPSGKKEERQLQTPEQVQYNVEAISKQLEKLYDAKGDNEAVMVNNLDWIGKIDMISFLRDYGKHIGVNYMLAKDTIASRLETGISYTEFTYTILQAMDFNHLYKEYNCKVQIGGSDQWGNITTGLELIRKMNDGETKAFGMTIPLVTKADGTKFGKTEGGSIWLDAEKTSPYEFYQFWINTTDADVIKYLKFFTFLDRETIEGLEKAVEEEPHLRAAQKALAEEMTRMIHGEAALEQAQRITAALFSGDLKSLSSAEIRQGFKDVPTHQVGGDDSLNLVEVLVNAKISPSKRQAREDVTNGAVYINGERVTDLQFELEGTVRLDDEFTIIRRGKKKYFMIQYA; this is encoded by the coding sequence ATGAACTTATTAGAGGATTTACAATGGCGCGGCATTATTTATCAGCAGACAGATGAAGCGGGCATGAAAGAACTGCTTGAAAAAGAGTCTGTTTCACTATATTGCGGAGCGGATCCGACAGCAGACAGTCTCCATATCGGACATCTGCTGCCATTTTTGACACTGAAACGTTTTCAGAATCACGGTCACCGTCCGGTAGTGCTCGTTGGTGGAGCGACCGGTCAAATTGGGGATCCGAGTGGAAAGAAGGAAGAACGTCAGCTGCAGACACCTGAGCAGGTTCAGTACAACGTAGAAGCGATTTCAAAGCAGCTTGAAAAACTGTACGATGCAAAAGGTGACAACGAGGCCGTGATGGTGAACAACCTTGACTGGATCGGAAAAATTGATATGATCAGCTTCCTGCGTGATTACGGTAAACATATCGGGGTTAATTACATGCTGGCGAAGGATACGATCGCTTCACGTCTTGAAACCGGAATTTCTTACACTGAATTCACATACACGATTTTACAGGCGATGGACTTCAACCATCTTTACAAGGAATACAATTGTAAAGTGCAGATCGGCGGAAGTGACCAGTGGGGCAATATTACAACCGGCCTCGAGCTGATCCGCAAAATGAATGACGGAGAAACAAAAGCATTCGGGATGACCATTCCACTCGTGACAAAAGCGGATGGGACGAAGTTTGGTAAAACGGAAGGTGGATCAATCTGGTTAGATGCTGAGAAAACTTCACCATACGAGTTCTACCAGTTCTGGATCAACACAACGGATGCAGATGTGATCAAATACCTGAAATTCTTTACATTCCTCGACCGTGAAACGATTGAAGGACTTGAAAAGGCAGTGGAGGAGGAGCCGCATTTACGTGCTGCTCAAAAAGCACTTGCTGAAGAAATGACGAGAATGATTCACGGGGAAGCTGCACTTGAACAGGCTCAGCGTATTACGGCTGCCTTATTCAGCGGAGACCTGAAGTCATTAAGCAGTGCGGAAATCCGTCAGGGCTTTAAGGACGTACCTACTCATCAGGTCGGAGGAGACGACTCCCTTAATCTCGTTGAGGTACTGGTCAATGCGAAAATTTCTCCATCAAAACGTCAGGCGCGTGAAGATGTAACAAATGGAGCTGTCTACATTAACGGGGAGCGTGTGACTGACCTGCAGTTTGAGCTGGAAGGCACCGTTCGCCTGGATGATGAGTTCACGATTATTAGAAGAGGGAAGAAGAAGTACTTTATGATTCAGTATGCTTAA
- a CDS encoding DUF4317 domain-containing protein: MEKKDIAGIRKQFKTDNDLLNISNIFNVYIMKDSTDIYHAQRQPFGMLDSDQQELFLNNFKKILTGQLNEKLFELKFQRDAENSSQLILHKGLLGSAEDFEDHMLQMTEKMIQDHPYEKDIVITFIKAEYMKPTRRSNDETEENSRDTVYSHPFILCTINKTEEPKKEIQFDYVEKEFKYKVEVDPIIDLKNPLTGFMFPCFTNDTSDVNHVLYAASKANEPDYRFIEEVLNGEEIMTAKEDKAVFEEVIKDVVGDQLSPSTLATVYSEINQTIEEHDADEAPKLDYRDVERILTSSGEKVETEKVKEAFARITDNEAYELKANSVVPKFKSKSIKIQTKIANIAISPQDLQYIKQVNYKGKRCIMIELEEDAEIEGFKMIPEVFGE, from the coding sequence ATGGAGAAAAAAGATATCGCAGGAATACGTAAACAATTCAAAACTGATAATGACCTGTTAAACATCTCAAATATATTCAACGTTTATATCATGAAGGATTCCACTGACATTTATCACGCTCAAAGACAGCCATTCGGTATGCTTGATAGCGATCAGCAGGAGCTGTTTTTGAATAACTTCAAAAAAATTCTGACTGGCCAGCTGAACGAAAAACTGTTTGAATTAAAATTCCAGCGTGATGCAGAGAACTCGAGTCAGCTGATTTTACATAAAGGCCTGCTCGGTTCCGCAGAGGACTTCGAAGACCATATGCTGCAAATGACAGAAAAGATGATTCAGGATCATCCTTACGAGAAGGATATCGTGATTACCTTTATTAAAGCTGAATACATGAAACCAACCAGACGCAGTAATGATGAAACGGAGGAAAACAGCAGAGATACGGTATACTCCCATCCGTTTATTTTATGTACCATTAATAAAACCGAGGAGCCGAAAAAAGAGATTCAGTTTGATTATGTGGAAAAAGAATTTAAGTACAAAGTTGAAGTGGATCCGATTATCGATCTAAAAAACCCTTTAACAGGCTTTATGTTTCCCTGTTTCACAAATGATACGTCAGATGTAAACCATGTCCTTTATGCGGCTTCTAAAGCCAATGAACCGGATTACCGCTTTATTGAGGAGGTATTGAACGGTGAAGAAATTATGACCGCTAAGGAAGATAAAGCAGTGTTTGAAGAGGTGATCAAAGATGTTGTTGGAGATCAGCTCTCTCCTTCTACTCTTGCTACAGTTTACAGCGAAATTAATCAGACGATAGAAGAACATGATGCTGATGAAGCACCTAAGCTTGACTACAGGGACGTTGAACGCATTTTGACAAGCAGCGGAGAGAAAGTGGAAACAGAGAAAGTAAAGGAAGCATTTGCCCGCATTACAGATAATGAAGCCTATGAATTAAAAGCCAACAGCGTGGTGCCGAAATTCAAGTCCAAATCGATCAAAATCCAGACAAAAATCGCCAACATTGCTATCAGCCCACAGGATTTACAGTATATTAAGCAGGTAAATTATAAAGGAAAACGCTGCATTATGATTGAGCTTGAAGAAGATGCAGAAATTGAAGGGTTTAAGATGATTCCCGAGGTGTTTGGGGAATAA
- a CDS encoding phosphotransferase — MELQNIQTITSHYNLTIKCAEKLSERVFLIVSDHYEKFILKEKNDSVQINREMHLLHHLQTNHLPVHSMIINNNGEYYTHYGNKYYSLYDHIEGSTFNALEMIHYPNKVKVVGSAIADLNNAMKKLSFSELFPNKNLYQMVYSFAVHEIVKADSSDILMRIFKELDEEIHNIVRSIPKQLIHRDAHIYNMIVNDESLKAFIDFDLAEINVSTFDLCYCSTSILSEVFINPELRKNWFTFVQELVNSYSEHKPLSDVEKQSIWYIMLCIQSIFMAYFSHDKNLYSVNKKMFLWIYNNRKNIEQNVSAGIFIK, encoded by the coding sequence ATGGAACTTCAGAATATACAAACAATCACATCACACTATAATTTAACGATCAAATGTGCAGAAAAACTTTCAGAGCGCGTTTTTCTCATTGTTTCTGACCACTATGAGAAGTTTATTCTTAAAGAGAAGAATGATTCCGTTCAGATTAATCGAGAAATGCACCTACTTCATCACTTACAGACAAATCACTTGCCCGTGCATTCCATGATCATTAACAATAACGGTGAATATTACACCCATTACGGAAATAAATATTATTCATTATACGATCATATTGAAGGTTCTACATTTAATGCTTTGGAAATGATTCACTATCCAAATAAAGTAAAAGTCGTAGGGTCGGCTATTGCAGATTTAAACAATGCCATGAAAAAGCTAAGCTTTTCAGAACTTTTTCCAAATAAAAATCTCTATCAAATGGTTTATTCTTTCGCTGTTCATGAAATAGTAAAAGCAGATTCATCTGATATTTTAATGAGAATTTTTAAAGAATTAGACGAAGAAATACATAATATTGTCCGTTCCATACCCAAGCAGTTGATTCATCGCGATGCACACATCTACAATATGATTGTCAATGATGAATCCTTGAAAGCTTTCATTGACTTTGACCTCGCAGAAATAAACGTCAGCACCTTCGATCTCTGCTATTGTTCAACCAGCATATTAAGTGAAGTTTTTATAAATCCCGAACTGAGAAAAAACTGGTTCACATTTGTACAGGAACTCGTAAACAGTTACAGTGAACACAAACCACTTTCAGACGTTGAAAAGCAGTCTATTTGGTACATTATGCTTTGTATACAGAGCATCTTCATGGCTTATTTTTCACATGATAAAAATCTGTATTCAGTAAACAAAAAAATGTTCCTATGGATTTACAACAATCGAAAAAACATTGAACAGAATGTATCAGCAGGAATTTTCATTAAATAA
- a CDS encoding DUF817 domain-containing protein, whose product MADRYGGSMMQLLRFGWEQSLSCVFPVVIFLSLALTKYITLPFLPRYDWLLIICVLMQWWMLKSGLETRDELKVITLFHLIGIALEVFKVNMGSWSYPEEANSMVFGVPLYSGFMYASVASYLCQAWRRLDVRLVHWPPFVFVVPLAAAIYLNFFIHHFWMDVRWWLSALVIIVFWRTAVLYKVGRRQYRMHLVLSFILIGFFIWVAENIATFFGAWTYPYQTEAWSLVDIGKASSWLLLVIVSFLIVAQLKLVKKN is encoded by the coding sequence ATGGCAGACAGATATGGTGGCTCAATGATGCAACTGCTCCGGTTCGGATGGGAACAGTCCTTATCATGTGTATTTCCTGTCGTGATTTTCCTTTCTCTTGCTTTGACAAAGTACATCACACTTCCTTTTTTGCCACGTTATGACTGGCTGCTGATTATCTGTGTCCTCATGCAGTGGTGGATGTTGAAGTCAGGATTGGAAACAAGGGATGAATTGAAGGTTATCACGTTATTTCATTTGATTGGCATTGCGCTTGAAGTGTTTAAAGTGAATATGGGGTCATGGTCTTATCCGGAGGAGGCAAATTCCATGGTTTTTGGTGTGCCGTTATACAGCGGATTCATGTATGCCAGCGTTGCAAGTTATCTCTGTCAGGCATGGCGGCGACTTGATGTTAGGCTTGTACATTGGCCGCCGTTTGTTTTTGTCGTTCCTCTTGCTGCTGCGATATACCTGAATTTCTTCATTCATCACTTCTGGATGGACGTCCGCTGGTGGCTTTCTGCTCTTGTTATCATTGTGTTTTGGCGGACAGCTGTTTTGTATAAGGTTGGAAGAAGGCAGTATCGCATGCATCTTGTGCTTTCATTTATCCTGATCGGTTTTTTTATCTGGGTTGCTGAAAATATTGCCACCTTTTTTGGTGCTTGGACCTATCCTTATCAAACTGAAGCATGGAGTCTTGTTGACATTGGAAAAGCCAGCTCATGGCTGCTGCTCGTGATTGTCAGTTTTCTCATAGTTGCTCAATTGAAGCTTGTGAAAAAGAATTGA
- a CDS encoding GNAT family N-acetyltransferase, whose translation MDHPKLYNAKELKTAKGTIVIEGPISKDQLTLMEFHEDLVAFRPPAQQHKALIEIADLPEGRIIIAREHNTIVGYVTYLYPDPLERWSQGNMKNLIELGAIEVIPKYRGASVGKNLLRVSMMDDAMEDYIVITTEYYWHWDLKGTGLNVWDYRKVMEKMMNAGGLEYYATDDPEISSHPANCLMARIGKRVDPDSIQRFDQLRFMNRFMY comes from the coding sequence ATGGATCATCCAAAACTGTATAACGCAAAGGAATTAAAAACTGCTAAAGGAACGATTGTGATCGAAGGACCGATTTCTAAAGATCAGCTGACTCTAATGGAATTTCACGAGGACCTGGTCGCTTTCCGTCCTCCTGCCCAGCAGCATAAAGCACTGATTGAGATCGCGGACCTTCCTGAAGGACGGATCATTATTGCTCGGGAACATAACACGATCGTTGGGTATGTCACATACCTCTATCCTGACCCGCTTGAGCGATGGTCGCAGGGAAATATGAAAAATCTGATTGAGCTTGGTGCGATTGAAGTCATTCCGAAATATCGCGGAGCATCCGTTGGAAAGAACCTGCTGCGTGTCTCAATGATGGATGATGCGATGGAAGATTATATTGTCATTACAACCGAGTATTACTGGCACTGGGATTTAAAAGGAACAGGCTTAAACGTCTGGGATTACCGGAAAGTGATGGAAAAAATGATGAATGCCGGCGGGCTTGAGTATTATGCCACCGATGATCCTGAAATCAGCTCACACCCTGCCAACTGTCTGATGGCACGTATCGGAAAGAGAGTCGATCCGGATTCCATTCAGAGATTTGATCAGCTTCGATTTATGAATCGATTTATGTATTAA
- the rpsD gene encoding 30S ribosomal protein S4, whose translation MARYTGPAWKLSRRLGVSLSGTGKELEKRPYAPGPHGPTQRKKLSEYGLQLQEKQKLRHTYGVTERQFRNLFDKAGKLQGRHGDNFMILLEARLDNLVYRMGLARTRRQARQLVNHGHVMVDGSRVDIPSYSVKPGQTISLREKSQKLNIVKEAIELNSFTPEYVTFDADKLEGTFTRFPERNELAADINEALIVEFYSR comes from the coding sequence ATGGCTCGTTATACAGGTCCAGCATGGAAACTGTCCCGTCGTCTTGGTGTTTCACTAAGCGGCACAGGAAAAGAATTAGAAAAGCGTCCTTACGCTCCAGGTCCACACGGTCCTACTCAGCGTAAAAAACTATCTGAATATGGTCTTCAGCTTCAGGAGAAGCAGAAGCTTCGTCACACATACGGAGTAACTGAGCGTCAGTTCCGTAACCTATTCGATAAAGCTGGTAAACTTCAAGGCCGTCACGGTGACAACTTCATGATTCTTCTTGAAGCTCGTCTTGACAACCTTGTATACCGCATGGGTCTTGCACGCACTCGTCGTCAGGCTCGTCAGCTTGTTAACCACGGTCACGTAATGGTTGACGGTTCACGCGTTGACATCCCATCTTACAGCGTAAAGCCAGGACAAACAATCAGCCTTCGTGAAAAATCACAGAAGCTGAACATTGTGAAAGAAGCAATTGAGCTTAACAGCTTCACTCCTGAATACGTAACGTTCGATGCGGACAAGCTTGAAGGTACATTCACTCGCTTCCCAGAGCGTAACGAACTAGCTGCTGACATCAACGAAGCGCTAATAGTAGAATTCTACTCTCGTTAA
- a CDS encoding DUF2975 domain-containing protein → MKKGSTIFLKLVLFVMALVVGVFCAFALAPFAWNVADDPVFGIWLLLIIGAMYVTVVPFFIALFQSFKLLGYIDRNEAFSSLSVAALKKIKICAFVISLIYVMTMPFFYAVAELDDAPGVILVGAVLVGASFVVGVFAYLLQMLLNNAIEIKTENDLTV, encoded by the coding sequence ATGAAAAAAGGTTCTACAATCTTTTTAAAATTGGTGCTTTTCGTGATGGCATTAGTAGTGGGTGTATTTTGTGCCTTTGCACTGGCTCCGTTTGCGTGGAATGTGGCGGATGACCCTGTTTTCGGCATTTGGCTGCTTCTGATTATTGGTGCGATGTATGTAACGGTTGTCCCGTTTTTCATTGCTTTGTTTCAGTCATTTAAGTTATTAGGATACATTGATCGAAATGAAGCTTTTTCAAGCCTTTCTGTAGCTGCTTTGAAAAAGATAAAGATTTGTGCGTTTGTTATCAGTCTGATTTATGTGATGACGATGCCATTTTTTTATGCGGTGGCTGAACTGGATGATGCACCAGGCGTAATTCTGGTGGGAGCTGTTCTTGTTGGTGCATCATTTGTAGTGGGGGTATTTGCCTACCTGCTGCAAATGCTGTTAAACAATGCAATTGAAATCAAAACAGAAAACGATTTAACAGTGTGA
- a CDS encoding helix-turn-helix domain-containing protein, with protein sequence MAIVINIDVMLAKRKMSVTELTEKVGITMANLSILKNGKAKAIRFSTLEAICKALDCQPGDILEYRSDEE encoded by the coding sequence ATGGCGATCGTAATTAACATAGATGTGATGCTCGCAAAGAGGAAAATGAGTGTAACGGAATTAACTGAAAAAGTCGGTATTACCATGGCGAATTTATCCATTCTGAAAAACGGTAAAGCAAAGGCGATTCGATTTTCAACACTTGAAGCAATATGCAAAGCACTGGATTGTCAGCCGGGTGATATCTTGGAGTACAGGAGTGATGAGGAATAA